One window of the Leptospira koniambonensis genome contains the following:
- a CDS encoding methyl-accepting chemotaxis protein, translated as MQKSSLKFILLGAGIVILTVLTLLISGNAYYFGQKKITENHLNQMQNVVAVVAQEFDAFLLSHTNVAKTLAADPRAIQTALTGKPIAGDFFKEVHERYGIYENIFVMSLDGQKRILADSLGGKSLGYRAQGDELKDNIESVKEGKSYLGPPQKSPITGLPVAVISVPIRNAGTIVGILNIALSFEDVSEKVINKIRIGEQGYVSVMSQTGLVIAHPKKEMIMNLNVAKEPYGQKMLELKSGEIFEFSFKGADRYSTIFRLDQWRMSVIAIQPKTEIREALGELLLSIGLISIATVGISIFLLYVLLKKRLDPLENASKLFQTMAQGDLTSDIQVVYSDEIGAMSSDLNSFIASLRTSLKDIQRIAMELASSAEELTVSSQSFATGAQSTAASSEQMSATVEEMSAGMENISSVTDRQYSNILEFHTKIKELSSGVRKIGSEIKNTLQIAESISQEAKRGESSLTGMSNMIENILKSSGEMKSIIGIINDISDQTQLLALNAAIEAARAGEAGKGFAVVAEEISKLSVKTASSIKSIGEMINKNNSELDEGAKGIRSSVEILHSIIKNVDSVGEAMSHLFEITSAQESVNRSVDEQSDRVGTEAEGVKLATDEQKRAVREIAQVITQINEHTLNTASGSEQMSSSAQNLATTAEILKNITEKFKI; from the coding sequence GCCAGAAAAAGATCACAGAAAACCATCTCAATCAAATGCAGAATGTGGTGGCTGTGGTTGCTCAAGAGTTTGATGCATTCTTACTCTCCCATACTAACGTGGCTAAGACGTTAGCTGCTGATCCAAGGGCAATACAAACCGCACTTACTGGAAAACCAATCGCAGGAGATTTTTTTAAAGAAGTTCACGAACGATATGGAATTTACGAAAACATTTTCGTTATGAGCCTGGATGGACAAAAAAGGATCTTAGCAGATAGTTTAGGTGGGAAGTCTTTAGGCTATAGAGCACAAGGAGACGAACTAAAAGATAATATAGAATCCGTAAAAGAAGGGAAATCTTATCTAGGCCCTCCTCAAAAATCTCCTATCACTGGACTTCCTGTTGCAGTGATCTCAGTTCCGATCCGTAACGCGGGAACCATTGTTGGGATCCTGAACATCGCTCTTTCTTTTGAAGATGTTTCTGAAAAAGTGATCAATAAGATCCGTATCGGAGAACAAGGTTATGTTTCCGTAATGAGCCAAACAGGGCTTGTGATCGCCCACCCTAAAAAAGAAATGATCATGAACTTGAATGTGGCCAAAGAACCATATGGCCAGAAGATGCTGGAATTAAAAAGTGGAGAAATTTTTGAATTCAGTTTCAAAGGTGCAGATCGTTACTCTACTATTTTTAGGTTAGACCAATGGAGAATGTCAGTAATTGCGATCCAACCTAAAACAGAGATCAGAGAGGCACTCGGAGAACTATTACTATCTATTGGACTAATCAGCATAGCTACAGTTGGGATTTCTATTTTCCTACTTTATGTTCTTTTAAAGAAGAGATTAGATCCATTGGAGAATGCCAGCAAACTTTTCCAAACAATGGCCCAAGGTGACCTTACCTCGGATATTCAAGTAGTATACAGCGACGAGATAGGTGCAATGAGTTCAGATCTGAATTCATTTATTGCCAGTCTTAGGACTTCACTCAAAGATATCCAACGTATTGCAATGGAACTTGCTTCTTCCGCAGAAGAATTAACAGTTTCTTCCCAAAGTTTTGCTACAGGGGCTCAATCTACAGCTGCTTCTTCTGAACAAATGTCTGCGACTGTAGAAGAAATGTCAGCGGGTATGGAAAATATTTCCTCAGTTACAGACAGGCAATATTCGAATATATTAGAATTTCATACTAAAATAAAGGAATTATCTTCCGGAGTAAGAAAGATAGGTTCTGAGATCAAAAATACTCTGCAAATCGCCGAGTCCATTTCCCAAGAAGCAAAAAGAGGAGAAAGTTCACTCACTGGAATGAGCAACATGATAGAAAATATCCTGAAGTCTTCCGGAGAAATGAAATCTATCATTGGGATCATAAATGATATCTCCGATCAAACTCAACTTCTCGCATTAAATGCAGCGATAGAAGCAGCAAGAGCCGGAGAAGCAGGAAAAGGATTCGCTGTAGTTGCAGAGGAGATCTCCAAACTTTCAGTGAAAACGGCTTCTTCTATCAAATCCATTGGAGAGATGATCAATAAGAATAATTCCGAGCTGGACGAAGGAGCCAAAGGAATTCGTTCTTCCGTTGAGATACTACATAGTATTATCAAAAATGTGGACTCTGTTGGCGAAGCAATGAGTCATCTATTCGAGATCACTTCTGCACAAGAATCAGTGAACAGATCTGTGGATGAACAATCAGATCGTGTAGGAACAGAAGCAGAAGGTGTAAAACTCGCAACCGACGAACAAAAAAGAGCAGTAAGAGAGATCGCTCAAGTAATCACTCAGATCAACGAGCATACTTTAAATACCGCATCTGGTTCCGAACAGATGTCCTCCTCTGCTCAGAACTTAGCCACAACAGCGGAAATACTAAAAAATATAACCGAAAAGTTCAAAATATAA